The following are from one region of the Nicotiana tabacum cultivar K326 chromosome 3, ASM71507v2, whole genome shotgun sequence genome:
- the LOC107787181 gene encoding anthocyanidin 3-O-glucosyltransferase 5-like, with protein sequence MDRSQLHIAILSSPGMGHLIPVLVLGNRLATHHNIKITILAITTSSSSAETEFLKKSTLTNEKKTIEIIPIPSVDISHLINSSTKVFTQLRLLVREALPKIHCTIASMTHRPDALIVDIFCTQILPIAEEFNIFKYAYHPTTAWTLALALYCQVFDKEIEGEYVDLKEPLKIPGCKALRPDDVVDPLLDRSDQQYEEYVKLGLEYAAFDGILINTWEDLEPETIKALRNNEKLRSVLKVPVFPIFPVGPLRRTVETTERDEVIKWLDKQNHGSVLYVSFGSGGTLSTKQMTELAWGLELSQQKFVWVVRPPSDGDADSAYLNSTGKETRGMPGYLPEGFLTRTNEMGLVVPMWAKQVEILGHSSVGGFLTHCGWNSTVESLTNGVPMIAWPLYAEQKMNAAMLTEELGVAIRPEVLPTKVVKREEIEGMVRMLMYTKEGKTIREKAKKLKKSAENALSDGGSSYNSIYELVKDIRSRLL encoded by the exons ATGGATAGATCACAGCTTCATATTGCTATACTCTCAAGCCCTGGAATGGGTCATTTAATCCCAGTTCTAGTCTTAGGCAACCGATTAGCCACTCACCataacatcaaaattacaattcTTGCTATCACAACCAGCTCTTCTTCAGCAGAAACCGAATTTCTCAAGAAATCCACTCTCACCAATGAGAAAAAAACTATAGAAATAATCCCTATTCCTTCAGTCGATATTTCCCACCTAATAAATTCCAGCACTAAAGTTTTCACTCAATTACGACTATTGGTCCGCGAAGCCTTGCCCAAAATTCATTGCACTATAGCTTCCATGACTCATCGTCCAGATGCTTTAATTGTCGACATTTTTTGCACACAAATATTGCCGATTGCTGAAGAATTTAACATTTTTAAGTACGCGTACCATCCAACTACTGCGTGGACATTAGCGTTAGCTCTATATTGTCAAGTTTTTGACAAAGAAATTGAGGGTGAATATGTTGATCTTAAAGAGCCTTTGAAAATTCCAGGTTGCAAAGCACTGCGACCTGATGACGTGGTGGATCCATTGCTTGATCGGAGTGATCAGCAGTATGAAGAGTATGTTAAGCTAGGATTGGAATACGCAGCTTTTGATGGAATCTTGATTAATACTTGGGAAGATTTAGAACCTGAGACTATTAAAGCACTTCGAAATAATGAGAAATTGAGATCGGTACTAAAGGTTCCTGTTTTTCCAATATTTCCAGTTGGTCCCTTGAGGAGAACAGTTGAAACAACTGAACGTGATGAG GTGATTAAATGGTTAGACAAGCAAAATCATGGGTCAGTTCTATATGTATCTTTTGGAAGTGGTGGAACACTTTCAACTAAGCAAATGACCGAGCTTGCATGGGGTTTAGAATTAAGCCAACAGAAATTTGTTTGGGTTGTACGTCCCCCGTCCGACGGTGATGCAGATAGTGCCTATCTAAACTCTACCGGAAAAGAGACACGTGGCATGCCGGGATACTTGCCGGAAGGGTTCTTAACTAGGACTAATGAGATGGGCTTAGTAGTGCCTATGTGGGCCAAACAAGTCGAAATTTTGGGCCACTCATCGGTGGGTGGCTTTTTGACTCATTGTGGATGGAATTCAACGGTGGAGAGCTTGACCAATGGAGTTCCTATGATTGCATGGCCATTATATGCTGAACAAAAAATGAACGCCGCCATGTTGACGGAGGAGCTAGGGGTGGCGATTCGGCCGGAGGTTTTGCCGACGAAGGTGGTGAAGAGAGAGGAGATAGAGGGAATGGTGAGAATGTTGATGTACACGAAAGAAGGAAAGACTATAAGGGAAAAGgctaagaaattaaagaagagtGCGGAAAATGCACTAAGTGATGGAGGTTCATCTTACAATTCCATTTATGAGCTTGTGAAGGATATTCGGAGTAGATTGTTATAA